AAATATCCGGAAAACCTTTTTTCTAAAACTCTCATTCGTAACCAACAATGAACCCAATTACAAAAATAGTAAAAATGGGAGAATGTTAAAAATGAATTTTGAAGAGGCTCGTAAGATAAAAATTACCGCCGGACAAATTGCCGCAGCGGTAATTTTTATAATAGATGAAAAACTATCCTTCAATGTTACCTAACAAAAGTTAAATCTCTGTTCGATTTGTCATACAATCGTTATAGTTCTTTTTTCGCGGCTACTTTGGAAAGCGAGTTCAATGATCCGCATCACATTGAGGGCTTCTTCAGGCTTGACGGCAAGAGGTACTTTTCCGTTGATAGCGTCACGCAGGTTGATGAAATAATCACGGTAATCTCCATGTTCACTTTCCAGTTTTCCCTGGATCTTTACTCCTTTATACTCGGCATTGATAGTACCCCAGATGTTTTCGGGTTCGCGTCCCCAGTCTTTTCCTTCGGGTTTGGCGCCTCCGTCGAGTGTTGCCTCCTGCACGTCAAGCCCATATTTCACAAACGAGCCATTGGTACCGTGAAGCATATAGGTAGCTCCGGGAATACGGCAGATCATTCCCGATTTCAGTGTGGCTGTAAAGGTGGGGTAGTGGAGGCGTACATCGAAATGGTCGTCGGCTTTTGCCCAGGGGCGTTGTGAATTGATCTTGGCCGTTACCGCTTCCGGCATACCGAAAAACCAGAGTGCCTGATCTATAAGGTGCGAACCTAGATCATAGAAAATCCCTGATCCGGGTAGTGGTTCTTCCCGCCATGCACCTCTCGGGCGGGGTTCGGTACGGTAGCGGTCGAAGTGAGTTTCGTAATCAACAATTTCACCGAGGAGACCACTATCGAGCAGTTTTTTCACTGTTTTGGTATCACTTGTGAAACGACGGTTGTGATAGACAGTGAGGATTTTTTGCTGCCGTCTGGAGATCTCGATCAGTTCGGCGGCTTCCTCTACATCTACAGTGAAGGGTTTCTCTACCACTACATGCTTACCTGCCAGCAGAGCTTCCCGTGCCCAGCGGAAATGGTCGGTATTGGGTGAAGTAACAATAACGAGGTCAATCTCGGGGTCGTCGATGATCCCTTTCCCGTCGGGAACCACTGCGGTAATAGGGTATCGTTCTTCAATAAGCGCTTCTTTCTCGGGATCGGATGTGCTGATCTTCGTGAGCTCAAATCCTTCTACTACATCGATAAAAGGAGCATGAAATACCCGGCCGGAAAGTCCGTAGCCGATAATGCCTGTACGAATGTTGGTTGACATAGGTTGTTAAGTTAAAAGTGAAAAGTTAAAAGTGAAAAATTTGACAATTTGATGATTTAACGATCCCGACAAGTCGGGACAAGTAGTGACAATTTGATGATGAAGCCAATTCAATTTTTCAACAGAAAACCGACCAGTTTCTCCATAGCCAATGCGCGGTGGCTAATACTGTTCTTTACTTCGTTGCCCAATTCAGCAAAGGTTTTATCATACCCGTCAGGCATGAAAATGGGATCGTATCCGAAACCGGTCGTACCCCGTTTTTCTTCGATGATCTTCCCTTTGATCACTCCATCAAAAAGATGCTCTTTTCCGTTGATGACTAATGCAATCACGGTACGGAATTGTGCTGACCGATTTTCTGCCCCCTTTAAAGCCAAAAGTAATTTATCCATATTGTCTGCCGGGTTGCAACCATTTCCCGCGTACCGTGACGAGTAGACACCGGGTGCACCATCCAGTGCTCCCACTTCCAGCCCGGTATCGTCGGCAAAGCAGTCGTAACCATATTTCTCCCTGACAAATCCGGCTTTGATCAGTGCGTTTTCCTCCAGGGTACTGCCTGTTT
This window of the Proteiniphilum saccharofermentans genome carries:
- a CDS encoding non-canonical purine NTP diphosphatase, with translation MREIVFATNNQHKLDEIRKITGGRLRILSLADIDCHEEIEETGSTLEENALIKAGFVREKYGYDCFADDTGLEVGALDGAPGVYSSRYAGNGCNPADNMDKLLLALKGAENRSAQFRTVIALVINGKEHLFDGVIKGKIIEEKRGTTGFGYDPIFMPDGYDKTFAELGNEVKNSISHRALAMEKLVGFLLKN
- a CDS encoding oxidoreductase — protein: MSTNIRTGIIGYGLSGRVFHAPFIDVVEGFELTKISTSDPEKEALIEERYPITAVVPDGKGIIDDPEIDLVIVTSPNTDHFRWAREALLAGKHVVVEKPFTVDVEEAAELIEISRRQQKILTVYHNRRFTSDTKTVKKLLDSGLLGEIVDYETHFDRYRTEPRPRGAWREEPLPGSGIFYDLGSHLIDQALWFFGMPEAVTAKINSQRPWAKADDHFDVRLHYPTFTATLKSGMICRIPGATYMLHGTNGSFVKYGLDVQEATLDGGAKPEGKDWGREPENIWGTINAEYKGVKIQGKLESEHGDYRDYFINLRDAINGKVPLAVKPEEALNVMRIIELAFQSSREKRTITIV